In Pungitius pungitius chromosome 2, fPunPun2.1, whole genome shotgun sequence, a single window of DNA contains:
- the lsm8 gene encoding LSM8 homolog, U6 small nuclear RNA associated, with amino-acid sequence MSTALESYINRTVAIVTSDGRMIVGTLKGFDQTINLILDESHERVFSSSQGVEQVVLGLYIVRGDNVAVIGEIDEETDSTLDLGNIRAEPLNSVAH; translated from the exons ATGTCCACCGCCCTGGAGAGCTACATCAACC GAACTGTGGCCATCGTGACGTCAGACGGCAGAATGATCGTG GGCACTCTGAAGGGTTTCGATCAAACCATCAACCTGATCCTGGACGAGAGCCACGAGCGAGTGTTCAGCTCCAGTCAGGGGGTGGAGCAGGTGGTGCTGGGACTCTACATCGTCAGAGGAGACAACGT GGCCGTGATCGGAGAGATCGACGAAGAGACCGACTCCACTCTGGATTTAGGAAACATCAGAGCTGAGCCGCTCAACTCAGTCGCCCACTGA